The Streptomyces sp. WZ-12 genome segment GGAGGTGGAGGCCAGCACCGCGGCGGCGACCGGGCGGCTGACGCACGCCCGGGAGTGCCTGGCCGAGGAGGTGCCGGAGTTGGGGCTGCGGGGGCTGCCGCCGGACCGGCAGGGGGCGGTGCTGCACGCCCGGTTGGCCGCGCTGGCGGCGGCCCGCCCGGTGGCGCCGCCGGCCGCGCGGGAGGTCCGGGCCGGCGCCGAGCGGTGCGCCCGGCTGACCACCCGGGCGGGGTTCGGGGCCGCCGGGCTGCTGGCGGCGACGGCGCTGACGGTGTCGCTCGGCGCACCGGACGGCCACCGACCGCCACGGCCGGCGGTGGCGGCGCCCTCCGCGCCGTCCGGGCACCCGGCCGCGCCGGCGGCGTTCCCACCGACCCACGAGCGACCCCCTCGGCAGGCCCACGAGCGAACCCCTAAGCAGCACCACAAGCGGCACCACAAGCGCGCCCGGCACCGGTCGCGCGGCACCCGGCTCGCCCCCGATCTCCGGTGAGCCCGGCCCCCGTTCACCGCGCGCGAACGGCCGTGGGCCCGCACCCCGAAGAGGGGGTGCGGGCCCACGGCCGTCATGCGGTGCCGCCGTTGGACGGGCCCGCGCGGCGGCTCGGCGAGAAGCGCGGGGGCGGGCCCGGTGGCGGCGGCTGCGATCAGCCGCCCAGGATCTCGCGGGCCAGCAGCGCGGTCTCGGACGGGGTCTTGCCGACCTTCACGCCCGCGGCCTCCAGGGCCTCCTTCTTCGCCTGGGCGGTGCCGGACGAGCCGGACACGATGGCGCCGGCGTGGCCCATCGTCTTGCCCTCGGGCGCGGTGAAGCCCGCCACGTAGCCGACGACCGGCTTGGTGACGTTCGCCTTGATGAAGTCGGCGGCCCGCTCCTCGGCGTCGCCGCCGATCTCACCGATCATCACGATCAGGTCGGTGTCGGGGTCGGCCTCGAACGCCTCCAGGGCGTCGATGTGGGTGGTGCCGATGACCGGGTCGCCACCGATGCCGACGGCGGACGAGAAGCCGATGTCCCGCAGCTCGTACATCATCTGGTAGGTCAGCGTGCCGGACTTCGACACCAGGCCGATGCGGCCGGGCTTGGTGATGTCGCCCGGGATGATGCCGGCGTTGGACTGGCCGGGGGTGATCAGGCCGGGGCAGTTCGGGCCGATGATCCGGGTCTTGTTGCCCTTGGCCTTGGCGTACGCCCAGAAGGCGGCGGAGTCGTGGACCGCGATGCCCTCGGTGATGACGACGGCCAGCGGGATCTCGGCGTCGATGGCCTCGACGACGGCGGCCTTGGCGAAGGCCGGCGGCACGAAGAGGACGGAGACGTTGGCGCCCGTCTTCTCCATCGCCTCCTTGACGGAGCCGAAGACCGGGACCTCGGTGCCGTCGAAGTCGACACTGGTGCCGGCCTTGCGCGGGTTCACGCCGCCGACGATGTTGGTGCCGTCACCGAGCATCAGCTTGGTGTGCTTCATACCGGTGGCGCCGGTCATCCCCTGGACGATGACCTTGCTGTCCTTGGTGAGGAAGATAGCCATGGTTGTTGGAGTCCTCGTCCCTTACTTGGCGGCGGCCAGCTCGGCGGCCTTGTCGGCCGCGCCGTCCATGGTGTCCACGCGCTGCACCAGCGGGTGGTTGGCGTCCGAGAGGATCTTGCGACCCAGCTCCGCGTTGTTGCCGTCGAGGCGGACGACCAGCGGCTTGGAGACGTTCTCGCCCTTGGACTTCAGGAGCTCCAGGGCCTGGACGATGCCGTTGGCGACCTCGTCGCAGGCGGTGATGCCGCCGAAGACGTTGACGAACACGGACTTCACGTCCGGGTCGCCGAGGATGATCTCCAGGCCGTTCGCCATGACCTCGGCGGAGGCGCCGCCGCCGATGTCGAGGAAGTTGGCGGGCTTGACGCCACCGTGGTTCTCACCGGCGTAGGCGACGACGTCCAGGGTGCTCATGACGAGACCCGCGCCGTTGCCGATGATGCCGACCTGGCCGTCCAGCTTGACGTAGTTCAGGCCCTTGGCCTTGGCCGCGGCCTCCAGCGGGTTGGCCGCCGCCTTGTCCTCCAGGGCCTCGTGCTCCGGCTGGCGGAACTCGGCGTTGGCGTCCAGGGAGACCTTGCCGTCGAGGGCGAGGACGTCACCGGAGGCGACCTTGGCCAGCGGGTTGACCTCGACGAGGAGGGCGTCCTCCTTGATGAAGGTCTGCCACAGGGTGACCAGGACGTCGGCGACCTGGTCGGCGACCTCGGCCGGGAACTTCGCCTGGGCGACGATCTCCTGGGCCTTCTCCTTGGTCACGCCCTCGTTGGCGTCGACCGGGACCTTCGCCAGGGCCTCGGGCTTGGTGGCCGCGACCTCTTCGATGTCCATGCCGCCCTCGACGGAGGCCATGGCCAGGAAGGTGCGGTTGGTGCGGTCCAGGAGGTAGGAGACGTAGTACTCCTCGGCGATCTCCGGAGCCGTCTCGGCGATCATCACCTTGTGGACCGTGTGGCCCTTGATGTCCATGCCGAGGATGTCCGTCGCGCGGGCGACGGCCTCGTCCGGGGTCGCGGCCAGCTTCACGCCGCCGGCCTTGCCGCGGCCACCGACCTTCACCTGCGCCTTGACGACCGACTTGCCGCCAAGGCGCTCGGTCGCCGCGCGCGCCGCCTCAGGCGTGTCGATGACTTCACCGGCCAGCACCGGTACACCGTGCTTGGCGAAGAGGTCCCTCGCCTGGTACTCGAACAGGTCCACGCGCGTCCGTCCCTTGTCTTCTCAGAATCGCCGTAGTGATCGCGGTTCGTTCGTCTGCGATGGGCGTGCCGCGAAGGGCAACGTGACGGCGCTGTCACAGGGGAGGCGTATGCACGGTGGCCGGATACGCGGCATGTCCGTCTCGCAGCGTATCGCCGCAGGACATGCGTCCCTAAATCGCAGATCACACTCCGGCGGTGATTACGGTCACAGATCTTTCGGCCAAGTCACTCCGCGACCCCTTTTCCGCAGGAGCGGCGCGGGCCACCGCAGTCATTTCGCAGGACCGCCCGAGCCCGCGGGTCACCCCGCCGCCGTCCACCGTGCACTCCGCGGCCGCGCGTCGTTCGAGTGCCGGCCCGGACGCGTCGACGGGCCCGCCCGCGGCCGGCCGCCGTCCGCGTGAGCGGGTTCCGGTTGCGGGGACGCGGAGAACCGTTCTTGAAGAGTGTGCGACGCACCCCGCACGGGACCTCCGCAGGGGGTGTCCGGAAAGGTCCTTGACCCTTCAACTCGCCCTGAAAGACACTGCGTTGAGCACTTACGCATCAGGAGTCACAGGCCGGAGTCGCGCGCTTCGGGCTTGGTCCCGTGCGGGTCGGGCCACGGATCACGGGCCGCCCTCATCGGATGCAGACGGGGGAACTTGATGGGTAGCGGGGGATGTCCGACCACGACCGGCGCGGTACACGCGGTCGTGGTCCCCGCCGCACCCGTCGCCCCTCCCCCTTCCTCGATTCCTTGGTGTCCTCACACTCGGTGCCTGAAGGGATTGGAGGGGGAATGCCGACACATACGACCTATCCCGGCGTCTATGTCGAAGAGCTTCCCAGCAGCATCCGCAGCATCACCACCGTGACGACGTCGGTGACCGCGTTCGTGGGCCACACCCGGCGCGGTCCGCTCAACCAGCCGGTCCGGATCACCAGCTTCGCCGATTTCGAGCGCCGCTTCGGGGGGCTGACCTCGCGCAGCCCGGTCGGCTACGCCGTCCACCAGTTCTTCGGCAACGGCGGTGCCGTCGCGGTGATCGTCCGGGTCACCAGGGCCGGCACCGGCGAGGAGGCCCGCGTCACCCTGGAGTCCACCGAGGGCCGCAGCCAGTGCCCGGTCCTGGAGGTGTACGCCAAGGAGCCCGGCGTCTGGGGCGACGGCCTGCGGGTGGCCGTGGACCACGAAACCCCCTGCCCGGACGAGACCTTCAACCTCCAGGTCCTCGACGCGCACGGCACGGCACGGGAGTCCTTCTCCGGCCTGTCCATGGACCCCGGCGACGGCCGCTTCGTGGAGACCGCGGTCAACTCCGGCTCGGCGCTGATCCGGGTGGCCGCGGTGGGCGAGGGCCGCCCGGACCCGTCCGGCACCGTCTCCAAGCCGTTCCACCACCAACTCCCCGATCTGGCCGTTGACTTGACGGTGAAGATCGGCGAGGTGGAGCGGGAGTTCACGCTCTTCGACCCGGACTGCGACGGCGAGCCACCGTGCGACGTCACCGAACTGGCGCTGCTGCTGGAGCACAAGCTGCGGTCGCTGCCGGACGCCCCCGGCCGGCACGCCTTCGCCGGCACCCGGGTCATCCCCTTCGGGCGCCGCATCCAGGTGGTGGCCGGCTCCACCGACCCCGGTGACGTGGTCCGCTTCGTCGGCGAGTGCGCCAACGACCTCGGGCTGGAGGCGTCGGTCAACCCGCCGGTCTTCGCGCTGTGCGGCGGCGCGGACGGCGACCCGCCCGGGCCGCGCGACCTCATCGGCAGCGAGGCCCGCAAGAGCGGCCTCCAGGCGTTGCGCGACCTCCCGGACGTCAATCTGCTGGCGCTGCCGGAGCTGGCGTCGTACGAGTCCGTCGACGACATGACCACGGTGCTCTCGGCGGCCCAACGG includes the following:
- a CDS encoding phage tail sheath family protein, which codes for MPTHTTYPGVYVEELPSSIRSITTVTTSVTAFVGHTRRGPLNQPVRITSFADFERRFGGLTSRSPVGYAVHQFFGNGGAVAVIVRVTRAGTGEEARVTLESTEGRSQCPVLEVYAKEPGVWGDGLRVAVDHETPCPDETFNLQVLDAHGTARESFSGLSMDPGDGRFVETAVNSGSALIRVAAVGEGRPDPSGTVSKPFHHQLPDLAVDLTVKIGEVEREFTLFDPDCDGEPPCDVTELALLLEHKLRSLPDAPGRHAFAGTRVIPFGRRIQVVAGSTDPGDVVRFVGECANDLGLEASVNPPVFALCGGADGDPPGPRDLIGSEARKSGLQALRDLPDVNLLALPELASYESVDDMTTVLSAAQRLCRERRMFLLVDAPAAWAGVDAARAGIGAFDAVRDDHCALYFPHLQLTDPLTGRLRSFPPSGALAGVIARTDGERGVWKAPAGTGARLAGVHGLTVKLTDRENGLLNPLGINCLRTFPMVGPLVWGARTLAGSDALDSEWKYVPVRRLALHVEESLLRGLQWVVFEPNNEQLWQQIRLNASAFLHSLFEKGAFKGGTPRQAYFVKCDKDTTTEADVENGIVNVVVGIAPVKPAEFVIVKIQQLAGQFDL
- the sucD gene encoding succinate--CoA ligase subunit alpha, giving the protein MAIFLTKDSKVIVQGMTGATGMKHTKLMLGDGTNIVGGVNPRKAGTSVDFDGTEVPVFGSVKEAMEKTGANVSVLFVPPAFAKAAVVEAIDAEIPLAVVITEGIAVHDSAAFWAYAKAKGNKTRIIGPNCPGLITPGQSNAGIIPGDITKPGRIGLVSKSGTLTYQMMYELRDIGFSSAVGIGGDPVIGTTHIDALEAFEADPDTDLIVMIGEIGGDAEERAADFIKANVTKPVVGYVAGFTAPEGKTMGHAGAIVSGSSGTAQAKKEALEAAGVKVGKTPSETALLAREILGG
- the sucC gene encoding ADP-forming succinate--CoA ligase subunit beta → MDLFEYQARDLFAKHGVPVLAGEVIDTPEAARAATERLGGKSVVKAQVKVGGRGKAGGVKLAATPDEAVARATDILGMDIKGHTVHKVMIAETAPEIAEEYYVSYLLDRTNRTFLAMASVEGGMDIEEVAATKPEALAKVPVDANEGVTKEKAQEIVAQAKFPAEVADQVADVLVTLWQTFIKEDALLVEVNPLAKVASGDVLALDGKVSLDANAEFRQPEHEALEDKAAANPLEAAAKAKGLNYVKLDGQVGIIGNGAGLVMSTLDVVAYAGENHGGVKPANFLDIGGGASAEVMANGLEIILGDPDVKSVFVNVFGGITACDEVANGIVQALELLKSKGENVSKPLVVRLDGNNAELGRKILSDANHPLVQRVDTMDGAADKAAELAAAK